In one Sebastes umbrosus isolate fSebUmb1 chromosome 13, fSebUmb1.pri, whole genome shotgun sequence genomic region, the following are encoded:
- the zic5 gene encoding zinc finger protein ZIC 5, with amino-acid sequence MEPPLNKRNPAIRLADLAATQPLPHQNMTGFPGLGGHHPLSHHAHHHLHPGELGNDPGVALTPFGPEHMAQTNALKLSPSSQHIQSHHEATQTAAPFTSSAAAAAAAAAQTTVGFHPHSGYSSSSRDFILRRELSASAMHALGDQHSSASSPHHHGMFISPTGAYGHAESAGAHSLFTGLHEQVSPGGGAHHHHHHHHALNGQMRLGIPGDIYGRPEHFGHRPEHYGASSLHSYNSMNLNVNIASAPHGAAGAFLRYMRQPIKQELICKWIDQELSQKKPCSKTYSTMHELVNHVTVEHVGGPEQSSHVCFWEECPREGKAFKAKYKLINHIRVHTGEKPFPCPFPGCGKVFARSENLKIHKRTHTGEKPFKCEFEGCDRKFANSSDRKKHSHVHTSDKPYYCKVRGCDKSYTHPSSLRKHMKVHCKSPPPPSSSTNNNNNNVPYISSTNPLGDPLSPNSSETHIRNRSSNLSPQVTNLNEWYVCQGSGGPNHLHTPSSDLPTSDSDEDSFRNSDPRTML; translated from the exons ATGGAACCCCCTTTAAACAAGAGGAATCCGGCGATAAGATTAGCGGATTTGGCAGCGACTCAACCCCTTCCTCATCAGAATATGACAGGCTTCCCGGGGCTAGGGGGGCATCACCCTCTCTCCCACCAtgcccaccaccacctccaccctgGGGAGCTGGGCAACGACCCCGGAGTGGCACTCACTCCATTTGGACCCGAGCACATGGCACAGACAAATGCTCTCAAACTTAGCCCATCATCTCAGCACATTCAGAGCCACCACGAAGCCACCCAGACCGCGGCACCTTTCACTTCTTCTGCTgccgctgccgctgctgctgctgctcagaccaCAGTTGGTTTCCACCCCCACTCAGGCTACTCCTCGAGCAGCAGGGACTTCATCCTCAGGAGAGAGCTCTCAGCCTCTGCTATGCATGCACTTGGCGACCAGCATAGTTCCGCCTCCTCCCCTCATCACCATGGCATGTTCATCTCCCCAACAGGTGCTTATGGCCACGCGGAAAGTGCAGGGGCCCATTCACTTTTTACTGGACTCCACGAGCAGGTGTCCCCAGGTGGTGGtgcccatcaccaccaccaccatcatcatgcCCTCAACGGGCAGATGCGCCTGGGTATACCGGGGGACATCTACGGCAGGCCGGAGCACTTCGGGCACAGGCCGGAGCACTATGGAGCCTCTTCTCTCCACAGCTACAACTCCATGAACCTCAATGTGAACATCGCTTCTGCTCCTCACGGAGCGGCGGGGGCGTTTTTGAGATACATGCGGCAGCCCATAAAGCAAGAGCTGATCTGCAAGTGGATCGACCAGGAGCTGAGTCAAAAGAAGCCCTGCTCCAAGACTTACAGCACCATGCACGAGTTGGTGAACCACGTCACGGTGGAGCACGTTGGAGGACCGGAGCAGAGCTCGCACGTCTGTTTTTGGGAGGAATGTCCGCGCGAAGGAAAGGCGTTCAAAGCGAAGTACAAACTGATCAATCACATCCGAGTTCACACGGGAGAAAAGCCCTTCCCGTGTCCTTTCCCGGGCTGTGGGAAAGTGTTTGCCAGATCGGAGAATTTAAAGATTCACAAGAGGACGCACACAG gagagaaacctttcaagTGCGAGTTCGAAGGCTGCGACCGAAAATTCGCCAACAGCAGCGACCGGAAGAAGCACTCCCACGTCCACACCAGCGACAAGCCTTACTACTGCAAGGTGCGCGGCTGCGACAAGTCCTACACGCACCCGAGCTCTCTGCGGAAGCACATGAAGGTGCACTGCAAGTCTCCTccgcctccttcctcctccaccaacaacaacaacaacaacgtccCGTACATTTCCTCCACGAACCCACTCGGAGACCCTCTCTCTCCAAACTCCTCCGAGACGCACATCAGGAACCGCTCCTCCAACCTCTCCCCTCAGGTCACCAACCTCAACGAGTGGTACGTGTGCCAGGGGAGTGGTGGGCCAAACCACCTCCACACCCCCTCCAGCGACCTGCCCACGTCAGACTCGGACGAGGACTCTTTCAGAAACTCAGACCCGAGGACAATGCTCTGA
- the zic2a gene encoding zinc finger protein ZIC 2a — protein MLLDAGHQFPGLGVGSFARHHSAATEMQERDLSLAQNSFVDSAHMGAFKLNHDLSPGQSSAFSSQAPGYPAAALGAHAAAHVTSYASSPFNSTRDFLFRSRGFGESSPASSQHAIFGPTAGSLHHSHTDTQGHILFPGIHDQSHGSPNVLNGQMRLGLPGEVFGRSDQYHQVSSPRTDPYSAAQLHNQYGSMNMNMGMNMAAHHHHHPGAFFRYMRQQCIKQELICKWIDPEQLSNPKKCCNKTFSTMHELVTHVSVEHVGGPEQTNHICFWEDCARESKPFKAKYKLVNHIRVHTGEKPFPCPFPGCGKVFARSENLKIHKRTHTGEKPFQCEFEGCDRRFANSSDRKKHMHVHTSDKPYLCKMCDKSYTHPSSLRKHMKVHEASPPPPPSDSSPAASSGYESSTPPGLVSPTTETHSNTTLSPASAVHNTTNHSGLSSNFSEWYV, from the exons atgttaCTGGATGCTGGTCACCAGTTCCCCGGACTGGGAGTGGGGTCATTCGCCAGGCATCACTCAGCAGCCACCGAGATGCAGGAGAGAGACTTGAGTTTGGCACAAAATAGCTTTGTAGACTCCGCACACATGGGTGCGTTCAAGCTGAACCATGATCTCTCCCCGGGACAGAGCTCAGCCTTCTCCAGCCAGGCGCCCGGTTACCCCGCTGCGGCTCTGGGAGCGCACGCCGCCGCCCATGTCACGTCGTACGCGAGCTCTCCTTTCAACTCCACCAGGGACTTTCTCTTTCGCAGTCGTGGCTTCGGAGAATCCTCTCCGGCGAGCAGCCAACACGCTATTTTTGGCCCCACTGCGGGATCCCTCCATCACTCCCACACAGACACTCAAGGCCACATCTTGTTCCCGGGGATCCACGACCAGTCCCACGGCTCTCCGAACGTCCTGAACGGCCAAATGAGGCTCGGACTACCGGGGGAAGTTTTCGGACGCTCCGACCAGTACCACCAGGTTTCCTCGCCGAGGACCGACCCGTACTCGGCCGCGCAGCTCCACAACCAGTACGGCTCCATGAATATGAACATGGGGATGAACATGGCagcccatcaccatcaccaccccGGTGCCTTTTTCCGCTACATGAGGCAGCAGTGCATCAAGCAGGAGCTCATCTGCAAGTGGATCGACCCGGAGCAGCTGAGCAACCCGAAGAAGTGTTGTAACAAAACTTTTAGCACCATGCACGAGTTGGTGACGCACGTCTCCGTGGAGCACGTCGGCGGTCCGGAGCAGACCAACCACATCTGCTTCTGGGAGGACTGCGCCCGGGAGAGCAAACCGTTCAAGGCGAAATACAAACTGGTGAACCACATCAGGGTGCACACCGGAGAGAAACCGTTTCCGTGCCCGTTCCCAGGCTGCGGGAAGGTGTTCGCACGGTCGGAAAACTTGAAGATCCACAAGAGAACACATACAG GAGAGAAGCCGTTCCAGTGTGAGTTTGAGGGCTGCGACAGAAGGTTTGCAAACAGCAGCGACCGAAAGAAACACATGCACGTCCACACGTCGGACAAGCCTTATCTCTGCAAAATGTGCGACAAGTCCTACACACATCCCAGCTCTCTACGGAAACACATGAAG GTCCATGAAGcgtccccaccaccaccaccatcagaCTCCTCACCAGCAGCCAGCTCTGGCTATGAATCCTCCACACCTCCAGGCCTGGTGTCTCCCACCACCGAGACCCATAGCAACACCACCCTGTCCCCAGCCTCAGCTGTGCACAACACCACCAACCACAGTGGCCTATCCTCCAATTTCAGTGAATGGTATGTTTAG